From Mucilaginibacter rubeus, a single genomic window includes:
- a CDS encoding lipocalin family protein, with translation MHMKFCFVVVALACCLLSCKKDNNAANPEVTIVGKWYLKKYHTRSYKNNVLLRDTSRSNYSTTDFEVFDADGSGYTSNLTPAGETALIKYNYTLNGKVLIISRDTPAFYAGTYTVIQLTENTLEVTYESSTVFNGDHYHGIDNILFKR, from the coding sequence ATGCATATGAAATTTTGCTTTGTAGTTGTTGCATTGGCTTGCTGCCTGTTATCCTGTAAAAAGGACAATAATGCCGCCAATCCTGAGGTTACCATTGTGGGCAAATGGTATCTGAAAAAATACCATACCCGCAGCTACAAGAACAACGTGCTGCTGAGGGATACAAGTCGGTCCAATTATAGCACTACTGATTTTGAAGTTTTTGATGCTGACGGCTCTGGATACACGTCAAATCTTACCCCAGCGGGCGAAACAGCCCTGATAAAATACAATTACACCTTAAATGGGAAAGTGTTAATAATAAGCCGTGATACGCCTGCTTTTTATGCCGGTACCTATACGGTTATTCAGCTTACAGAAAATACACTTGAGGTTACCTATGAAAGCTCAACCGTTTTTAATGGTGATCATTACCACGGAATTGATAACATACTTTTTAAAAGGTAG